The genomic interval ATGACGGACGGGGGAATCACTTCGCCCTGTTCGTTGCGGTGCCTGGACAGCTCAAACACCAGGGTTTTGGGAACGTCTTTGAGCGCATCGAACCCGCCGGCCATATCGCCGTACAGGGTGGAGTAACCGACCGCGAGCTCACTTTTGTTGCCCGTGGTCAGCACCAAGTCGCCCCGTTTGTTGGACCAGGCCATCAGCAGGACGCCTCGACAGCGGGCCTGCAGGTTCTCCTCGGTGGTATCCCGTTTGGCCCCCTCGAAGACGGGATCCAGGGTCGCCATAAAGGCCTCGTACATGGGCTCGATACTCAGTGAGTGGTAACGCACGCCCATGCGGCGGGCCTGTTCGGCGGCGTCGGTCTGACTCAGTTCCGAGGTGTATCGAAACGGCATCATGATCGCCGTTACCCGCTCCGGACCCAACGCATCCACGGCGATGGCCAGCGTCAGGGCCGAGTCGATGCCGCCGGAAAGGCCCAACACCACGCCTTTGAAACCATTCTTGTTCACATAATCCCGTGTACCCGTCACCAGCGCCTGATACACGGAGTCCAGGTCCTGCTGTTGGGGGGCCAACGCCTGATGGGCCATATGAACCGATCCATCGTGCCAGTTGGCCTGCAATAGTTCCAGCGACTCCTGCCAGGCGGGCAGGCGCCGGCACAGGTCGCCCTGGGCGTTCACCGCCACCGAGCCGCCGTCGAATACCAGCTCGTCCTGGCCGCCCACCTGATTGACATAAACGATGGGCATATGCCCTTGCCGCGCGCGCTCGGCCAGCAACTGCTCCCGCTCACGCGGCTTGCCTTTGTGGAAGGGCGAGGCATTCAGATTCAGCATCAATTTGGCGCCAGCGTCCCGGGCCTGTTCCACCGGTCCGGGCTGCCAGATATCCTCACAGATGGTCAGCGCCGTCGGCACGCCCTTGAGGTCAAAGACACAGGCGCTATCACCCGGCACAAAGTAGCGCACCTCATCGAACACTTGGTAATTCGGCAGGCACTGTTTGGCGTACTCGCACACCAACTGCCCACGAGCAACCACGCCGGCCATATTGAACACCCGGCCCGCCACCACCTTGGGGTACCCGAGCACCAGCACAATACCCAGGTCTGCCTGCTTGAGTTGGTCCAGAGCGCGATCAATCCGCAGCGCGAGACTCGGACGCAACAGCAGGTCCTCCGGCGGATAGCCCGACAGGGTCAGCTCCGGAAAGACGATGACATCCGCCCCCTGGGCCTCCGCCCGACGGGCCTGCTCCAGAATCCGCTCGGCATTGCCGGGGATATCCCCGACCAGCGGGTTGATCTGGGCCATTGCGATACTCAAACTTGACATAAAGGGGCCTGCATCCTGATAAACTGCGGGAAAACGACGCGTATTGTCCGCCAATTGCGGATTCGACGCAAAGCGATAATATCCGACCCCGATCGGTCAGACTCACAGCCAAGGTACTCTGTCCCCCATGCCCGTCAACGACAACCCTGTCATGGCCCGCGTATCCAGCTACAGCAATTACGACCTGCTGAGGGTATACACCTACTATCGCACGCTACTGGGCAGCCTGTTGCTGTTGATGTTTCAGGGCAACATTGCGCCCAATATTCTCGGCAACGACCACCCGGACGTCTTTCTCTATACCTCAATCATCTATACCAGCATCAACATCATCACCCTGGGCCTGCTATGGCGGGTGAAGTTTCTGCCCTCCAATCAGCAGAGTTTTGTGCTTCTGGTTCTGGACGTGGCGGCCATTGCGCTGATGATGTATGCCAGTGGCGGCGCCTTGAGCGGCCTGGGTTACCTGCAGTTGGTGGTCGTGGCGGCTGGCGGCATGCTGCTGCCCGCGCAGTTGGCGATTCTGCTGGCGGCCCTGGCCAGCATCGCCGTGGTGGGCGAGAGCATCACCCGGCTGTGGTTGCTGTCGATCGACAACCGTACCCTGTTCTCCGCCGGCACCCTGGGCGCCCTGCTCTTCACCACGGCCCTCACCTTCCAATATCTGGCTCGGAAGATCCGCACCAGCAGTCAGGAGGCACTGGCCCAGGCCCGGCAGGCACAGCACCTGCAACGCCTGGCTCAGTTGATTGTGGAGCGCATGCGGACCGGCATCGTTGTTCTGGGGGGGAACCAGTCCGTTGAATTGATCAACCGCTCTGCCGCCGAGCTGCTGGGCGTGCGCGAAACACCCGGAACGCTCGATGACATTCCCCTGCTCAAAAATCAGTTTGATCAGTGGCAAACCGACAGTCGCACTTCATCGGTAGTGGCCACGGATCAGTCGTCCAATAACGAACTGAAAATCAACTTCGCGGCGCTGGATCCGAGCACCGCCTCAGAGACCCTGGTCTTTGTCGAAGACAACCGCCTGATTGCCCAGCAGGCTCAGCAGCTCAAGCTCGCTTCCCTGGGCCGATTGACCGCCAGCATCGCCCACGAGGTACGCAACCCCCTCGGCGCCATCAGCCACGCCAGCCAACTGCTCAGCGAATCGGATCAGCTCACCGGCGGCGACCAGCGCCTGCTTCAGATCATCGATAATCACAGCAAGCGGGTGAACCAGATCATCGAGAATGTTCTTCAGCTTTCGCGCCGCCGCAATGCGCGGCCCGAGCAGGTCATACTGAACGATTGGCTCCAGCACTTTACGGAAGAATTCCGCTCCGGCCAGCCCAATCCGTGCACACTTGAATTATCTCTTGATCGTGCTGACATTGGAGCCAAGTTTGACACGGGTCAGCTCCATCAGGTGCTGACCAACCTGTGCGACAATGGCTTGCGCTACAGTGAGGCCATTACGGGAGAGCGCCGGGTCAGGATTGAGGCGGGCATAGAAGCGCGTAACCAGCAGCCTTTCATCAGAGTCATTGACTGGGGGGAGGGTATTGATGAGGAGCGTCGCAGGCATATTTTCGAGCCGTTTTTTACTACGGAAAGCACCGGCTCGGGCCTCGGACTGTTCATCTGCAAGGAGCTTTGCGAAGCCAATCAGGCTTTAATACACTATGAACGCACGTCCGATGGACTCAGTGCATTCCACATTCAGTTGGCACACCCGGACCGGGCACTTTAATGGCCGACACCGACAGACTCTCTGACACAGGTTTTCTATGAGTAATCAACGCGTTCTGGTTATTGATGACGAGCCCGATATCCGCGAGCTGCTGAATATCACCCTCGGGCGGATGGGCATTGAGGCCGACTGCGTGGAGAACCTGACGTTGGCCAAGGAGCGCCTGGCACAGTCCCAGTACGACCTATGCCTGACAGACATGCGCCTACCCGACGGGAACGGTCTGGAGCTGGTGGAATTCATTCAGCAGGAATATCCCCGGTTGCCGGTCGCGGTGATTACGGCCCACGGCAGTATTGATACTGCCATTGAGTCCATGAAAGCCGGCGCCTTTGACTTTGTGTCCAAGCCCGTCGATCTGACTGCACTGCGCAAACTGGTCAGCAGCGCGATCCAGTCCAGCCAACTGCCCCCCATGCCGCTGCCGGCCGAGTGTCCGATTATTGGCCAGTCCAAAGCCATTCAGCATCTGATCGCCAGCATTCAGAAACTGGCCCGTTCCCAGGCGCCGGTGTATATTTCGGGCGAGTCCGGGGTGGGTAAAGAGCTGGTGGCCCGCTCCATCCATAAACTGGGGCCACGGGCCGCCGGTGAATTCGTGGCAGTAAACTGTGGTGCCATTCCCCGGGAGTTGATGGAGAGCGAGTTTTTCGGTCACAAGAAAGGCAGCTTCACCGGCGCTCACCAAGATAAGGCGGGCCTGTTTCAGGTTGCCGAAGGCGGCACACTGTTTTTGGACGAGGTCGCCGACCTGCCACTGGACATGCAGGTCAAGTTGCTGCGGGCGATTCAGGAAAAAGCGGTGCGCCCCGTCGGTGGGCAAAACGAAATCCGCACCGATGTACGTATTCTCTGTGCCACCCACAAGGCGCTGGATCAGGAAGTGCTGCAGGGCCGCTTCCGTCAGGACCTGTTTTATCGGCTTAATGTCATCCAGCTAAGGGTTCCACCACTGAGGGAGCGCAGGGAAGACATCGCCATGCTGGCCCGCCACATACTCGAACAGTTGGCCCGAGAGGTCAATTTCCCCACGCCGCAACTGAGCCAACCGGCCATGAAACAGCTCTGCGAGTATCATTTCCCCGGGAATGTCCGGGAGCTTGAAAACATTCTGGAACGAGCGTTTACGCTCTGTGAAAGCCAGGTCATCGACCCGGTTGATCTGCACCTGCCGGATAATACCGACCCGATGGGTAACGGCATGGAACCCGCCAATGACGGTGCAGGCAACCATGTAGCCCGATGCGCGGAGTACCCTTCTCTGGATCATTATCTTCAGGAAGTCGAAAAAGACATCCTGTGCAACGCACTCGAGCAGGCCAAATGGAATAAAACCCAGGCGGCAAAAAACCTGGGCATCAGCTTCCGGTCATTGCGCTACCGGCTACAGAAACTGGGGCTGGACGACGACTGATTCGCCGCCCCAGCGTCGACTACCAGCAGGCCTCTGGTGTCCGGCGTCCCCGGTGGTCCAAAGACATTTCCGTGTCGCAGTCTTCATCAGCGGTTTGCGGTGCGCGGATCGCCGTGGCGCTCAACGTGTAGGTGGTCGCCGACTCGTCATCAATGGTAATCCGATACATCCCCTCCGGTGAATCGATCCGCGCATCGCCCGTCGTCAACTGCTGATACACCGCACAATTATCATTGTCGTAACTGGAAAAGGTCGTATAGCAGCGCTGTAGACGTTGCGCCGTATCGTTCAGGGTCGCTTGAGCATCCGAACGGTTGCTGCGCATTACCTGATTCTGATACGAGCTATAGGCAATAGATGCCAGAATACCCAGGATGGCCACCACGATCATGATCTCAATCAGGGTAAAGCCCGCCTGGGATTGTCTGTGAAATAACGTCACTACTCGGTCCTCTTGTTATCAAATCCAGTGTTATCGAATCTGGCGCCAGGATTGACGGCCCAGCGCATCGGTCGGGATATCCACGTCTTCCTCCAGCAACCGCCCAATCTCGCCGTCCTGGCCATTTACGCCACCATCAGATGGATTGAGAATGAGCTTACCTGTACCCTGGCCAATGACACCGAAGGTGGGGTCACCCAAGATCAGGGAGTCGTATTCTTCAATACCATCCAGCAGGTTTTCACCGTAGTACCGATCGCCGATGGCCACCAGCTCCATCAGCCAACTGCGCCCCCCAAACTCACAGGCCACACCAGAAGGAATCAGCGTCGGGAAGATCAGGCGATCGAACAGCAACAGCGGCTTGCTGACGACCCGTTCGCCCAAGGCAGTATCGAAATCAATAAACCAGCCATTTACACTCGCGTCAGTCCAGTCAGGCTCATTCCGATCCTGCCCGTCGATGGTCCTATTTTCCGTTCCCTGAATGATGGCTTTTTCATGCAAAATCGACGCACGTCCATCTTGCGCCGTATTACTGGTGTAATCCAATTCAGAACCCAAATCGGCGATGGCGTAAAAGCTATTCTGAGGAGTATCTGCCGTCGCGAGGTTATCACTATTCTCAAAGTATTTTCCGGTTCCGAAGTACACCATGATAACCCCTTTGGAGTCCGTCACGGTGTGACGCTTCAGGGCATTGAAGCCCAACGTTGGTGCACTGGTAATGGGCTGCCGGTCACCGTCAGCATCCCTCGCGACAAACAGCGGGTTACCGGAAAGCCCCACTCCCCAGCCATCGGGACGGGTGCCGCTCAAATCAAACCTCCAGAGGTTACCCTGAAGATCACCCGCATAGGCGGTATTGATTTCTCCGTAGGCATCACCCAGTAACGCCACACCAGAAAGGCCTGTTCCCGCTTCCGTATCAATGACCCGACTCTGGGTGGTCGGATTCTCCAGATCAACGATAAACAATTGCGACGTGCCAGCATCATACCCATTACCGAACACAACGGCCCAGCGGCCATTGGCCATGCGAGCAATCTGTGGCTGGCTGAGAATGTAGCCCATATCACCCAGAGCCGCGAGATCGCTGGGCGCCAACTCAAACATCAACTCCGGGAAGTCAGGGTCGGTCACGTCCAGCGCAAAAATGCCTTTACCCCCGGCGCCGAAAGTGCCAACAAGCACACTTTTCCACTCACCACCCACGTAAGCGTCGCCCACCGCCAGTGGGCCGTCCACCGTGTACTCGTGGGCAACGTCCTCTCGACCGTAATTGGGGTCGGCCAGTGTCGCCAGTTTGGAATAAACACCATTCGGCACGTAAGCGAAACGTTCCTGAAGTGCGCTATTCCCTTCGGCATAAAATGCGTGAAGCATACCGTCATTGGCCCCGACAAACAGCGTGGGAGTTTCACTCCGCTTGTCTTCAACGTGAGTCGCGTACGTATCGCCGCCCAGCTCTGCCGGCAGCAGTCCGTAGCCAAAATCGCGGCCGCCAAGATAAACCGGGCTGGAGTTGACGATATCGCCCAGAAGTTTCTCGCGCTCTCTCAATCCACCCGTGCCCTCTTTACTCCGATCACCTTTTACCCAGTTCAGGCGATCTTGCCCAAGCGTTTCGGTGTCACCCGCAATCAGGTGGTTGCGCTGAGTGTCCGACAGGTTCTCCCAGGTGAAATCAACCATGGCATTTCCGGTGCCGCCGTCGTTGTAGGTATAGACTGTGCGCCCTGCACTGGTGCTGGGCATACCACTGTTGGTGGACGCATAGACGGTCGATGAAATGGCACCATTCGCACCGATTTCAAAAGACCGGATCTCGCCAGACCAGTTCTCACTATTGAAGAGAGCCTGATAGACGAAAGAACCTTCGGTGAGTCGGGTCGAGTTGGTCGCGACCGAGGAGGCCGCGCCGATACCGGCGGCAATTTCTCCGAACGTCTTCCGAAGTGCGCGCTGCAACTCACGCGGGTCTGTCGCAAAGAAGTAATTGTCGTTAGCAGAAGCGGCTATATCAGCTTCATCTTCGTCAGCATAACCGCCCCACTTGGCAGCAAAGTAAAGGGGTTGCTCCAGAGGCTGCGCCGAAGAGGTACCTACTACGAACGTGCTAGAAGACTTCGCATCCGGCTCATCGCAACCACTATCAGCGTCGCAAGCGCTGATCGTACTGACTCCGGAAGTCGATTTGAATCCGTTAATGCCAGAATGTACATGAAAACCATCATTCGTGGTGCCGCCAATCACGTAGCCAAACCCCATGACGTTTGGCGTGGAGTCTGCTACCACATCGGTGGTAACGGTGACACTGGTTGATGTGACCGAATACTCAATGATGCCCCACATGTCCTGGTCATAGTCACCGCCCTGCTCACTGTCCTCCCAGTTGACATACAGCTTGCCGGTGCTGACTGCGTCGGTATTGACCTGATCAACCACTTTGAAGTCGACAATCGCACAGTTTGCATCGGGATCGGTGGTCGTGTTGCGACAGGCCGGCTGAATCGACACCGTGCGCTCATCGCCCGGTACGGGAACAGACACCTGGGGAACGGCGGGCGCCAGAGCCACCCCATAGGTTTTGACCTGGCTTCGACGATCATTGGATACGCCATTGATCTGTAGGCCTTCGGAGCGGGCATAATACGCAAGGCCGGCAATCTGATAGCTTCCCTGCAGGCGCGGGGCGTCCGGACAGGTCCCTTGAACACTCGCCAGACCACTGACGGTTTTCGCCGTACAGAGCTGGTTATTATCCCCGGCTCCTTCACCGCCAACCTCACCGACAAAGTACTGGTTGCCGTGAATATTCTCTGCAGTCCCAACGGCATTGGTAAAGGAATCGAGTGTACTTTCTCCAGCTCCCAGATCCGAGAAGCCTGTCAACTGATCACCATCGTAGGAGCTGGTTGAGGCGTTGAACTGAATGACGTTTACCGGCGCGCAATAGTTATCACCATTCACTGGAGCAACCCAACTGGCTTTGTTCAACCCGTCAATGCGTCCGCTGTCGGACACATCGAAGGTGTCGTTGGCGCTCTGCCCAGCCAGGTAGCGCAACGACTCCAGGTACAGCTCCGACTGGGGATTACCCCAGTTACTGCAGTTCCCGTCGGTAAAGGACGCCAGTTCCCAGCTACAGCTATCACTCCCGGTTTGACCAAAATAAGTGCCATTATCAAAACGGTAGCCATAAATCCTGAGCCGGTCCAGGGTGTTTACAATCCCATCAAACGAGTCCGGGTCAGCCGGTGTCACAAAGGTACCATCGGCATTGATTTCATTGGCCATGGAGCCGACATTTTTGCGTAATGCCCCGCCCGACTTGTTAGCTGAGTAGGTGCCGGTCATCAGACCAAAATAGATGGACTCATCTTCACCGAATTCCTGCAATAGGCCAGTGGGTTTCAGCGATTCACCATAGGCCACACAACCACTGGCATTGTCCGAAGAAACGAAGTTCTCGTCGCACACTTCAACGCGGACGTTATAATCCGCGTTGAGAGCACTGTCATCCTCGCCGTCCTTGGTCGGGCTGCTCGAGTGCGCATAGATACCCGACACGGTCGAGTCATTGTCGTTGGTGCCCTGCCCCCAACGGCACTGCCAGCGTTCATTGCTGGCCCAGAGGGAATAGTTTCCCTCTGCAACGCGCATCAATGGAGCAGAGTCAACATTCTGGGACAGTACATCCCGGTCACTCGGATCAGTGGTATTACAGATGGTGATACCCGAGTCATCGTCCGTCGCATTTCCGGTAATCGTCGGGTTCAAGGGCGTCAAGCTTGAAATATCCCGACCGTTATAGTACTTGGCAAATGAGTGTGCATCGTTCGGAAGAAAGGCCCGCTCCAACACTGTCTGCGTGGCCGAATCGGTACTGCGCTTACCGCCGTAGAGGATTTTGCGCACGGCATCCATCCGGGTCATGGTGGCCCAGTTCAGAAAGTTGCCGCTCCACTCGCCCGTGTTGGAGCCGTCATTACAATAACGGTCAGCGTTGACGTTATTGACGGGTTCAAAGCGGCTGTTAGTGTATTCATAACACAGACCACTATCGAAGTAACCGTAGTAGTCGTAATCGTGTTTATAGGTGGTATCCGGCTCGCCATCCCCATCAATATCGCTGTAATCGTCGTACAGCTTGAAGAAAAGCTGATGATCATTGGACATGTTCAGCATCGCCACCGGACGCACCGGTTGCGTCATGAACAGGGGCGACTGTGCCGGCTCAGCGGCCAGGGCCGTATGGGTGGTAGCGACCGAGAGAAAACTGAACCCCAACGCCCAGGCACCTCGGTACAGCACGGAACTCATCATTCGTTGTTTCATGACGCTACCCTGTTAATTCTTGCGATAAGTTGACTGAAGCACGGCCTGTGATTCACCCGAGCCACTGAGGCCCCGGCTGGTGACCCGAAAGAATTCCATCTGCAGGTCATTGGTATTCTGTAAACTCTGCTGGTCGATGGCGCCACCGGTAGACTGGGACGCATTGAACGACAGCACCATCAGCTCCTCCACGACATACCAGGGCTGATTGGCATCGCCGATATTTTCCAGCCCCATATCAACCTGTACGGCATTGGCTGCCCACTGCTCATCCGTCCATTGATGCACCGGGGGCAATGCCATACCCGGCTGGTTCAGATCAGGCTCCAGACCGGGCGTTGCGCCGGAGAAATCGAGCCCATCGACGTTGTTGTCCTCGACCAGCGCCTCACCCACCCGGAGGCTGGCCTCCGCGGCCTGAAACGCCAGGTTACGCTCACGCATGTTACCGGCCATGGTTTCCTGCAGCCCGGTACTGCGAATGGCGGCCAGCCCCACGATGGTCATCAGTAGCACCATGATCAGCCCAACAATCAGCACGGCGCCACGTTGTTTTGAAGCCATTGTCACTGCATTGACGTTCATAGGTTTACCTCTTAATCCAGGCGTCCGCGGATGCCAATGGTGGTGCTGAACACCTGGCGCATACGTCGATCATCAATCCGCGCATCATCGATGGTTTCACCCCCAAAGAAATAGGGCTGGGGGTCCGGCAATACATTTGGCTGAAGACTCTGCATCAACAACTCCACCCGCACTGCCAGCACGTTTTCCCAGCTCGGCACATCATCGAACTCGCGATAATCATCCGGTACATTCTGGTTATCGTTGGGATTAGAATCCACGCCATAGAGCACCCGCATATTCTCAACCCCTTCGATCAGTTCAGCCCGTTCACCATCCTGATCCCGCCAGAGGCTCATGGTCCCGGGCGCACCGAAACCGCTCTCCGCAATGTAATAAGTCAGGGTGCTCATCCGCAGAATCTCGGCACCAGCACCAAACTGTTGCCCCCCCAGTTGGGAGTCGATGTTCTTGGGCTCATTGGCGATGTTGGAACGGGCATGAACAATTTTGGAGCCCCCACCACCCACGTTCTGGAAGTTGGTGATCAGAAACACTCGCCCCTGGGTGCAGTCCGAAATGACCGCAATATCGCCCCGACAGACATCGCCTACGCAGTCATCCTGCTCTTCGACCGCCACTTCCAGATTGGCCGTGCTACCTGTGGGCCCCACAATAGGCATGGTCACGTTGCTCGCCCGACGAACCACCAGAATCTCAGTGTCATCTGCCGCTACGCCGTCCTCCATTGGAGGGTCATCAGACGAATAGCCCTGAATGGAAATATTGAAATCCAGCAGGTAGTCGTTGGTCGGATCCTCCACCCCAATTTCGATATTCTGATTGGCACCGCGGCTCGAACAGCCTTGGTAGCCCGCCATACGGATATCCTGCGCCAGAAACTCAACCGCCATCCGGCCGCTTTCCTGAATCCGGGAAATCGCCTGCTGAGTGTTGTAGGTGGTGCGACTGGTGAGAAACATCTGCATGACGCCGGTCATCAGTACAATGCCGAGGGTCAGCGATATCATCAGTTCGATCAGTGATAAGCCTTGCTGTTTACGCATGGGGGCGCTCTCTCGATTCCGGGCCGCTAAATACGGGAACTGTAGGTAAAAGTGACCAACTGGGCGTCTTCGCCCGCCTCATCCGGTGCGGCATCTTCATCCACCCAACGCAAACTGATGGTGCACAGCTGGTTGGCATCGCAGTCGATGGCTCCCTCACCGCCGGGGAGCGTTCTTTCAAGCCGATCCAGCCACTCCTGGACGTCCGTGGCCGCCAACGAATTGCCCGCCGGCGCATCATCGCCAAAGTCATAGCCGTCATAGCTGTCGATACGGTCCCGGTTGATTCGCATCCGATCCATGATGTCGTACGCAAGGATGTTCGCCTGGGAGCGTAAATAGGCACTGTGATTGAACTGCAGGCTGCGGTTCTGAAGGGCCCCCATTGCCAACAGCGACGTGGCCAGAATCAGAACGGTGACCAACACCTCGATCAAGCCGGCCCCCGATTGTTTATGCGAACTGTTCAGTGACATTACAGATTCCTCAAACCGTCTCACGGGGGTTAGCATTCGGCTCGGGCTGAATTGACCGATCCGGACAGGCTGATCCGGATCGCCCGAGCCGAATCGTTGGTGCAGTCGTCATGGCGCGCCAGGCCGGTCACCTGGTTATTATCGGTGCGCGCCAAGGCACCCAGTTGATTGAACCGAACATGGGTGACCGCCCCGCCCCGGTTCATGGTGATAGTCATGTCGTTGGCCAGAGGCTCCCGGTCCCGCAGGATATCCGCGTCATTGTTGACCGTGGGGTTATTGCCCTGTTCGCCACCGGCATCGCGGTCCAGAATGACCAGCCAGCCATTGCTCCAGTCATTGCCACAGCCATCGCGATCGGCATTACTGGCACACAGGGTCACAATATCGGAACGCTTGACCGCTTCGCTGCGGGTAAAATTCAGCGTCGAGATCAGCTCGTCGCCCAGGGCGAGGGACTGGTTGTTGCGGATCATGGCGTTAAAGCTGGGAATCGCGATCCCCAGGACGATGGCCAGGACCGCAAGCGTCACCATCAGCTCAATAAGGGTAAAACCTGGTTGGCGAGTTGGAGTGCTTCGTTGCATATATCAACACTTTTTGTTGTTGAGCCGGACAATGCCCTGGCCCGGTGGCTGATCAGGTGGCGGGTGATTCT from Marinimicrobium koreense carries:
- a CDS encoding type IV pilin protein gives rise to the protein MTLFHRQSQAGFTLIEIMIVVAILGILASIAYSSYQNQVMRSNRSDAQATLNDTAQRLQRCYTTFSSYDNDNCAVYQQLTTGDARIDSPEGMYRITIDDESATTYTLSATAIRAPQTADEDCDTEMSLDHRGRRTPEACW
- a CDS encoding sigma-54-dependent transcriptional regulator, yielding MSNQRVLVIDDEPDIRELLNITLGRMGIEADCVENLTLAKERLAQSQYDLCLTDMRLPDGNGLELVEFIQQEYPRLPVAVITAHGSIDTAIESMKAGAFDFVSKPVDLTALRKLVSSAIQSSQLPPMPLPAECPIIGQSKAIQHLIASIQKLARSQAPVYISGESGVGKELVARSIHKLGPRAAGEFVAVNCGAIPRELMESEFFGHKKGSFTGAHQDKAGLFQVAEGGTLFLDEVADLPLDMQVKLLRAIQEKAVRPVGGQNEIRTDVRILCATHKALDQEVLQGRFRQDLFYRLNVIQLRVPPLRERREDIAMLARHILEQLAREVNFPTPQLSQPAMKQLCEYHFPGNVRELENILERAFTLCESQVIDPVDLHLPDNTDPMGNGMEPANDGAGNHVARCAEYPSLDHYLQEVEKDILCNALEQAKWNKTQAAKNLGISFRSLRYRLQKLGLDDD
- a CDS encoding PilW family protein — translated: MRKQQGLSLIELMISLTLGIVLMTGVMQMFLTSRTTYNTQQAISRIQESGRMAVEFLAQDIRMAGYQGCSSRGANQNIEIGVEDPTNDYLLDFNISIQGYSSDDPPMEDGVAADDTEILVVRRASNVTMPIVGPTGSTANLEVAVEEQDDCVGDVCRGDIAVISDCTQGRVFLITNFQNVGGGGSKIVHARSNIANEPKNIDSQLGGQQFGAGAEILRMSTLTYYIAESGFGAPGTMSLWRDQDGERAELIEGVENMRVLYGVDSNPNDNQNVPDDYREFDDVPSWENVLAVRVELLMQSLQPNVLPDPQPYFFGGETIDDARIDDRRMRQVFSTTIGIRGRLD
- a CDS encoding NAD+ synthase; translated protein: MSSLSIAMAQINPLVGDIPGNAERILEQARRAEAQGADVIVFPELTLSGYPPEDLLLRPSLALRIDRALDQLKQADLGIVLVLGYPKVVAGRVFNMAGVVARGQLVCEYAKQCLPNYQVFDEVRYFVPGDSACVFDLKGVPTALTICEDIWQPGPVEQARDAGAKLMLNLNASPFHKGKPREREQLLAERARQGHMPIVYVNQVGGQDELVFDGGSVAVNAQGDLCRRLPAWQESLELLQANWHDGSVHMAHQALAPQQQDLDSVYQALVTGTRDYVNKNGFKGVVLGLSGGIDSALTLAIAVDALGPERVTAIMMPFRYTSELSQTDAAEQARRMGVRYHSLSIEPMYEAFMATLDPVFEGAKRDTTEENLQARCRGVLLMAWSNKRGDLVLTTGNKSELAVGYSTLYGDMAGGFDALKDVPKTLVFELSRHRNEQGEVIPPSVITRPPSAELAPDQKDEDSLPPYEVLDQILALYVEQDCSAEAIIARGFAREDVERVVRLVDINEYKRRQAPIGVRITQRGFGRDRRYPITSGWKLGE
- a CDS encoding sensor histidine kinase, with translation MPVNDNPVMARVSSYSNYDLLRVYTYYRTLLGSLLLLMFQGNIAPNILGNDHPDVFLYTSIIYTSINIITLGLLWRVKFLPSNQQSFVLLVLDVAAIALMMYASGGALSGLGYLQLVVVAAGGMLLPAQLAILLAALASIAVVGESITRLWLLSIDNRTLFSAGTLGALLFTTALTFQYLARKIRTSSQEALAQARQAQHLQRLAQLIVERMRTGIVVLGGNQSVELINRSAAELLGVRETPGTLDDIPLLKNQFDQWQTDSRTSSVVATDQSSNNELKINFAALDPSTASETLVFVEDNRLIAQQAQQLKLASLGRLTASIAHEVRNPLGAISHASQLLSESDQLTGGDQRLLQIIDNHSKRVNQIIENVLQLSRRRNARPEQVILNDWLQHFTEEFRSGQPNPCTLELSLDRADIGAKFDTGQLHQVLTNLCDNGLRYSEAITGERRVRIEAGIEARNQQPFIRVIDWGEGIDEERRRHIFEPFFTTESTGSGLGLFICKELCEANQALIHYERTSDGLSAFHIQLAHPDRAL
- a CDS encoding pilus assembly protein, which encodes MKQRMMSSVLYRGAWALGFSFLSVATTHTALAAEPAQSPLFMTQPVRPVAMLNMSNDHQLFFKLYDDYSDIDGDGEPDTTYKHDYDYYGYFDSGLCYEYTNSRFEPVNNVNADRYCNDGSNTGEWSGNFLNWATMTRMDAVRKILYGGKRSTDSATQTVLERAFLPNDAHSFAKYYNGRDISSLTPLNPTITGNATDDDSGITICNTTDPSDRDVLSQNVDSAPLMRVAEGNYSLWASNERWQCRWGQGTNDNDSTVSGIYAHSSSPTKDGEDDSALNADYNVRVEVCDENFVSSDNASGCVAYGESLKPTGLLQEFGEDESIYFGLMTGTYSANKSGGALRKNVGSMANEINADGTFVTPADPDSFDGIVNTLDRLRIYGYRFDNGTYFGQTGSDSCSWELASFTDGNCSNWGNPQSELYLESLRYLAGQSANDTFDVSDSGRIDGLNKASWVAPVNGDNYCAPVNVIQFNASTSSYDGDQLTGFSDLGAGESTLDSFTNAVGTAENIHGNQYFVGEVGGEGAGDNNQLCTAKTVSGLASVQGTCPDAPRLQGSYQIAGLAYYARSEGLQINGVSNDRRSQVKTYGVALAPAVPQVSVPVPGDERTVSIQPACRNTTTDPDANCAIVDFKVVDQVNTDAVSTGKLYVNWEDSEQGGDYDQDMWGIIEYSVTSTSVTVTTDVVADSTPNVMGFGYVIGGTTNDGFHVHSGINGFKSTSGVSTISACDADSGCDEPDAKSSSTFVVGTSSAQPLEQPLYFAAKWGGYADEDEADIAASANDNYFFATDPRELQRALRKTFGEIAAGIGAASSVATNSTRLTEGSFVYQALFNSENWSGEIRSFEIGANGAISSTVYASTNSGMPSTSAGRTVYTYNDGGTGNAMVDFTWENLSDTQRNHLIAGDTETLGQDRLNWVKGDRSKEGTGGLREREKLLGDIVNSSPVYLGGRDFGYGLLPAELGGDTYATHVEDKRSETPTLFVGANDGMLHAFYAEGNSALQERFAYVPNGVYSKLATLADPNYGREDVAHEYTVDGPLAVGDAYVGGEWKSVLVGTFGAGGKGIFALDVTDPDFPELMFELAPSDLAALGDMGYILSQPQIARMANGRWAVVFGNGYDAGTSQLFIVDLENPTTQSRVIDTEAGTGLSGVALLGDAYGEINTAYAGDLQGNLWRFDLSGTRPDGWGVGLSGNPLFVARDADGDRQPITSAPTLGFNALKRHTVTDSKGVIMVYFGTGKYFENSDNLATADTPQNSFYAIADLGSELDYTSNTAQDGRASILHEKAIIQGTENRTIDGQDRNEPDWTDASVNGWFIDFDTALGERVVSKPLLLFDRLIFPTLIPSGVACEFGGRSWLMELVAIGDRYYGENLLDGIEEYDSLILGDPTFGVIGQGTGKLILNPSDGGVNGQDGEIGRLLEEDVDIPTDALGRQSWRQIR
- a CDS encoding pilus assembly PilX family protein is translated as MASKQRGAVLIVGLIMVLLMTIVGLAAIRSTGLQETMAGNMRERNLAFQAAEASLRVGEALVEDNNVDGLDFSGATPGLEPDLNQPGMALPPVHQWTDEQWAANAVQVDMGLENIGDANQPWYVVEELMVLSFNASQSTGGAIDQQSLQNTNDLQMEFFRVTSRGLSGSGESQAVLQSTYRKN